A window of Carassius carassius chromosome 44, fCarCar2.1, whole genome shotgun sequence contains these coding sequences:
- the cfap92 gene encoding uncharacterized protein cfap92, with protein sequence MERTELASPDIERIYEDEKVLKELSSNSTQLTDRESDADKSKDPYMEMPESSPEDEQTITTFSADSSYIVTCRVSIALAILKAEHEGHITNSEKRKKETKKDTSSEVVEAPRAEGYYCIEYNMLPDDPEPTRVDLVMFGLAAKLYMANETKVLKPWREGNKVWVSWSHTLELNVTKELLIKLASHKITGRVWDSKDKVSFKARNDRPKAFKLPQERTGDDPEQMAPSKSGLTIEKSQTSSTKKTLLQKPTQDTAELTEVKQEKEAASLELSFAPLLAEYIFKTSATWLACSVSMLGSMMLSDCLGFCSGEVQEGFWNITLDQPLLSEQLKAELNPLVITVLSASSLPSSPVPFHVLKAKCHPVYCQYKFCNKPVYRTKGHDHNANIFFKDVNVIFTSLLSPGKLREFLNGPPMKIEVHDRDRKKEKPCSTPAIFGTDPKDAKDDLWVTRNALKADTELHDPYGTAKLDLSELLRGCKYLKLKLPIKSSSDVPSDIAIPMGHYLEADTQLKVQVEIAHTLHHEDGNSDRDCPFGRVIYVFKYNNAPVLAKLTSEILQINADAFQLKHNPEETIQRLLSGHKIRTKDSENKRLNVLTGFHMMDKALHLFVLEGFKDQAVKRLWTTVPIKLDGDEEEQLTALYNSDLSFSERLYDMLDVGLSPICLVKPLETILMEPLVFIRNTVPHACLEALKCISHICKAKKLQEVVHHDLFPSANMILSLSKEFGSDLGRGELWLVTETQLSQDIPDCHNIRKRTRKPLDNFNREYFQRKWNEGNNMKDFIQANIEDIHRASNNLQKSKPNVFLDNIIEGQTTNSPALLYREFPKDSTCIRFSYPGFKSSIESNQHPNKPDDARIEELRKPWRENIVHGNKLKPTLSRFRLPWIHRHQDFELYSKPLLDFGAELPLSILLPGEALHEVHAQYNGWQRKMSLDETSTGSGRIPEFRCHMRRAGLDKLQDILKDKPMKYSLKRPGMALKPIPVISVVQPSEKPGSAEREANIPFAPGPFQNHSLSWDKNTIPRYSSQYSKFHFRDYWRPHSFLHKRSVLPLTDEEKNKHSCRKPAEAPKTPMTTAHFKHSRNITEMRTNKDITLHVH encoded by the exons ATGGAACGTACTGAATTAGCATCACCTGACATAGAGAGAATTTATGAAGACGAGAAGGTTCTAAAAGAATTGTCTTCAAACTCCACACAACTCACAGACCGTGAATCTGATGCTGACAAAAGTAAAGATCCATATATGGAGATGCCAGAATCCAGTCCTGAGGATGAACAAaccataacaacattttcagCAGACTCCAGCTACATTGTGACCTGTAGAGTCAGCATTGCATTAGCTATCTTGAAAG CAGAGCATGAGGGGCATATCaccaattctgagaaaagaaaaaaagagacaaagaaaGACACATCGAGTGAGGTAGTGGAGGCCCCCAGAGCCGAGGGCTATTATTGCATTGAGTACAACATGCTGCCTGATGACCCTGAACCAACCAGAGTGGATCTAGTGATGTTCGGCTTGGCGGCTAAACTCTACATGGCGAATGAGACTAAG GTGCTAAAGCCTTGGCGAGAAGGAAACAAGGTGTGGGTGAGTTGGTCCCATACTTTAGAACTCAATGTCACCAAAGAGCTCCTGATTAAACTGGCCTCTCATAAGATCACTGGGAGAGTATGGGACAGCAAAGACAAGGTGTCTTTCAAAGCCAGGAATGACAGACCCAAAGCCTTCAAACTGCCACAGGAGAGGACTGGAGATGATCCAGAACAAATGG CTCCTAGTAAGAGTGGTTTAACGATAGAAAAGAGCCAAACGTCATCCACTAAGAAGACACTGTTGCAGAAACCCACCCAGGATACTGCAGAACTCACCGAGGTCAAACAGGAAAAGGAGGCCGCCTCACTGGAACTGAGTTTCGCTCCTCTCCTTGCAG aatatatttttaaaacatcagCTACGTGGCTGGCATGTTCTGTCTCTATGTTAGGGAGTATGATGCTCTCTGACTGCCTGGGATTCTGTTCCGGAGAAGTACAAGAGGGATTCTGGAATATAACTCTTGATCAGCCACTTTTATCTGAGCAGCTAAAAGCTGAACTCAATCCACTAGTCATCACAGTTTTATCAGCTTCTTCTCTGCCATCATCCCCAGTTCCGTTCCATGTACTTAAG GCAAAATGTCATCCTGTCTACTGTCAGTACAAGTTTTGCAACAAGCCTGTTTACAGAACCAAAGGCCATGATCACAATGCTAATATCTTCTTCAAGGATGTGAATGTGATTTTTACTAGTCTGCTGAGCCCTGGAAAGCTGCGTGAGTTTCTTAATGGTCCACCCATGAAGATCGAAGTCCATGATCGGGATAGAAAAAAGGAAAAACCCTGCAGTACACCAGCTATATTTGGGACTGACCCCAAAGATGCCAAAGATGATTTATGGGTCACGCGTAATGCATTAAAGGCAGATACTGAACTTCATGATCCATACGGCACCGCAAAACTGGATCTCTCAGAACTTCTTCGAGGATGCAAATATTTAAAGCTTAAATTGCCCATAAAGAGTTCTTCTGATGTTCCCTCAGATATTGCAATACCAATGGGTCATTATCTTGAAGCTGACACCCAACTGAAAGTCCAGGTGGAGATAGCACATACCCTTCATCATGAAGACGGCAACAGTGATAGAGATTGTCCTTTTGGTCGTGTCATTTATGTCTTCAAGTATAACAATGCACCTGTCTTAGCCAAACTGACATCAGAAATTCTGCAGATCAATGCAGATGCCTTCCAACTAAAGCATAATCCAGAGGAAACAATTCAAAGGCTCCTGTCTGGTCATAAAATAAGAACCAAAGACAGTGAGAACAAAAGGCTGAATGTTCTCACTGGATTTCATATGATGGATAAGGCTCTACACCTTTTTGTTCTGGAAGGATTCAAGGATCAAGCGGTCAAAAGACTGTGGACTACAGTGCCTATAAA GTTGGATGGTGATGAGGAGGAACAGCTGACTGCGCTGTATAACTCAGACTTGAGTTTCTCAGAGCGCCTGTATGACATGCTTGACGTGGGTTTGAGTCCCATTTGCCTTGTAAAGCCACTTGAGACCATTTTGATGGAGCCTCTGGTGTTTATCAGAAATACAGTTCCTCATGCCTGTCTTGAAGCCTTGAAATG TATAAGCCACATCTGCAAAGCCAAGAAGCTTCAAGAAGTAGTGCACCACGACCTGTTCCCATCAGCCAACATGATTCTAAGCTTAAGCAAGGAGTTTGGATCAGATCTTGGGAGAGGAGAGCTATGGTTGGTAACAGAGACCCAGCTATCTCAGGATATACCTGATTGTCATAACATCAGAAAGAGAACTCGGAAACCTCTAGACAACTTCAACAGAGAATACTTCCAAAGGAAATGGAATGAGGGTAATAACATGAAGGACTTTATCCAG gcaaatATTGAAGACATCCACAGGGCAAGTAACAATTTACAAAAGTCAAAGCCTAATGTGTTTTTGGATAATATTATTGAAGGTCAAACAACGAATTCCCCTGCTCTACTCTACAGAGAATTTCCTAAG GACTCCACTTGCATTCGCTTCTCTTACCCAGGTTTTAAGAGCAGTATTGAATCTAACCAGCACCCGAATAAGCCAGACGATGCTCGGATAGAGGAGCTGAGAAAG cctTGGAGAGAAAACATTGTACATGGAAACAAATTGAAGCCTACGCTTTCCAGATTCAGGCTGCCGTGGATCCACAGACATCAGGATTTTGAACTGTACTCCAAGCCCCTATTAGATTTTGGAGCAGAACTCCCCCTGAGCATTCTTTTACCTG GAGAGGCTCTACATGAAGTACATGCTCAGTACAACGGGTGGCAGAGGAAGATGTCGCTCGATGAGACCTCTACAGGAAGTGGAAGAATTCCTGAATTCAGATGTCACATGAGGAGAGCTGGTCTGGATAAACTACAAGACATACTGAAGGACAAGCCCATGAAATATTCTCTGAAGAGGCCAGGAATggctttaaaa CCCATTCCCGTTATTTCTGTGGTCCAGCCTTCTGAAAAGCCTGGCTCAGCAGAGAgggaggccaatattccatttgCTCCTGGACCCTTTCAGAACCACAGCCTGAGCTGGGACAAAAACACAATTCCTAGATACTCATCCCAGTACAGCAAATTCCACTTCAG agatTACTGGAGGCCACATTCCTTTCTGCACAAGCGAAGTGTTTTACCGCTCACAGAtgaagagaaaaacaaacactCCTGTCGGAAACCTGCTGAAGCCCCAAAGACACCCATGACAACTGCCCACTTCAAACACAGCAGAAACATCACGGAGATGAGAACCAACAAAGACATCACCTTACATGTGCATTAA